A window of the Callospermophilus lateralis isolate mCalLat2 chromosome 7, mCalLat2.hap1, whole genome shotgun sequence genome harbors these coding sequences:
- the Mutyh gene encoding adenine DNA glycosylase isoform X1, with protein sequence MRKLRAAVGSNLGKQAASQERRKKRAPNNSQAKPAPKGRISECPGTPADLANQQEEKIFQASVSPYHLFRNRTEITAFRKSLLSWYDTEKRDLPWRRQAEDEADLDRRAYAVWVSEVMLQQTQVATVINYYTRWMQKWPTLQNLANASLEEVNQLWAGLGYYSRGRRLQEGARKVVEELGGHMPRTADTLQQLLPGVGRYTAGAIASIAFGQATGVVDGNVVRVLCRVRAIGADPKSTLVSQHLWSLAQQLVDPNRPGDFNQAAMELGATVCTPQRPLCSQCPVQSLCRARQRVEQEQFSASWNLQGTPDVEDCTPITGKCQLCLPSTEPWNHTLGVANFPRKASRRPPREEYLAICVLEQPRALGGTHILLVQRPSSGLLAGLWEFPSVTLEHSGQHQHKDLLQKLQSWTGPLPATHLQYLGEVSHTFSHIKLTYQVYGLALEGQTPVTTPPGARWLTREEFHTAAVSTAMKKVFRVYEDHQPGTCKGSKRSQLSSLSSQKKPSRKKPNRGQQVLDSFFWPHVPTDTPSLNSAAQ encoded by the exons ATGAGGAAACTTCGAGCAGCTGTGGGAAGTAATCTGGGAAAGCAGGCAGCCAGccaggagagaaggaagaaacGTGCCCCCAACAATAGCCAGGCCAAGCCTGCTCCTAAGG GGAGGATCTCTGAGTGTCCTGGGACTCCTGCAGACCTGGCCAATCAGCAAGAAGAGAAGATATTTCAGGCCTCTGTCTCCCCGTACCATCTATTCAGAAATAGAACTGAAATAACAGCCTTCAGGAAGAGCCTACTGAGCTGGTATGATACAGAGAAGCGGGACCTACCCTGGAGAAGACAG gcagaggatgaggcggACCTGGATAGGCGAGCATATGCTG TGTGGGTGTCAGAGGTTATGCTGCAGCAGACCCAGGTTGCCACAGTGATCAACTACTATACCCGGTGGATGCAG AAATGGCCAACACTGCAGAACCTGGCCAATGCTTCTCTGGAG GAGGTGAACCAACTTTGGGCTGGCCTGGGCTACTATTCTCGAGGCCGGCGACTACAGGAGGGAGCTCGGAAG GTGGTAGAAGAGCTAGGGGGCCACATGCCCCGTACAGCAGACACCCTACAGCAGCTCCTACCTGGTGTGGGGCGGTACACAGCTGGAGCCATTGCTTCCATTGCCTTTGGTCAG GCAACCGGTGTGGTGGATGGGAATGTAGTACGGGTGCTGTGCCGCGTCCGAGCCATTGGTGCTGATCCCAAGAGCACCCTTGTCTCTCAGCATCTCTG GAGCCTAGCCCAGCAGCTAGTGGATCCAAACCGACCAGGGGACTTTAATCAAGCAGCCATGGAACTGGGGGCCACAGTGTGCACCCCACAGCGGCCTCTCTGCAGCCAGTGCCCTGTGCAGAGCTTGTGCAGGGCACGCCAGAGG GTAGAGCAGGAACAGTTCTCAGCTTCATGGAACCTGCAAGGCACTCCTGACGTGGAGGACTGCA CTCCCATCACTGGAAAGTGCCAGCTGTGCCTGCCTTCCACAGAACCCTGGAACCACACGTTGGGAGTGGCCAACTTTCCCAGAAAGGCCAGCCGCAGGCCCCCCAGGGAGGAGTACCTGGCCATCTGTGTTctggagcagcccagagcccttgGGGGTACCCACATTCTGTTGGTGCAGAGGCCTAGCTCAG gtctgcTGGCAGGACTATGGGAGTTCCCATCCGTGACCTTGGAGCACTCAGGACAGCATCAGCACAAGGACCTGCTGCAGAAACTACAGAGTTGGACTGGGCCTCTCCCTGCTACCCACCTCCAGTACCTTGGAGAG GTGAGCCACACTTTCTCTCATATCAAGCTGACATATCAAGTATATGGTCTGGCCCTGGAAGGGCAGACCCCAGTGACCACACCACCTGGTGCTCGATGGCTGACCCGAGAGGAATTTCACACCGCAGCTGTTTCTACCGCCATGAAAAAG GTGTTCCGTGTATATGAGGACCATCAGCCAGGGACCTGCAAG GGTTCCAAAAGGTCCCAATTGTCTTCTCTATCCAGCCAGAAAAAGCCCAGCCGGAAAAAGCCCAACCGGGGCCAGCAAGTCCTGGATAGTTTCTTTTGGCCTCATGTCCCCACTGACACACCCAGTCTCAACAGTGCAGCCCAGTGA
- the Mutyh gene encoding adenine DNA glycosylase isoform X2 — MRKLRAAVGSNLGKQAASQERRKKRAPNNSQAKPAPKDLANQQEEKIFQASVSPYHLFRNRTEITAFRKSLLSWYDTEKRDLPWRRQAEDEADLDRRAYAVWVSEVMLQQTQVATVINYYTRWMQKWPTLQNLANASLEEVNQLWAGLGYYSRGRRLQEGARKVVEELGGHMPRTADTLQQLLPGVGRYTAGAIASIAFGQATGVVDGNVVRVLCRVRAIGADPKSTLVSQHLWSLAQQLVDPNRPGDFNQAAMELGATVCTPQRPLCSQCPVQSLCRARQRVEQEQFSASWNLQGTPDVEDCTPITGKCQLCLPSTEPWNHTLGVANFPRKASRRPPREEYLAICVLEQPRALGGTHILLVQRPSSGLLAGLWEFPSVTLEHSGQHQHKDLLQKLQSWTGPLPATHLQYLGEVSHTFSHIKLTYQVYGLALEGQTPVTTPPGARWLTREEFHTAAVSTAMKKVFRVYEDHQPGTCKGSKRSQLSSLSSQKKPSRKKPNRGQQVLDSFFWPHVPTDTPSLNSAAQ, encoded by the exons ATGAGGAAACTTCGAGCAGCTGTGGGAAGTAATCTGGGAAAGCAGGCAGCCAGccaggagagaaggaagaaacGTGCCCCCAACAATAGCCAGGCCAAGCCTGCTCCTAAGG ACCTGGCCAATCAGCAAGAAGAGAAGATATTTCAGGCCTCTGTCTCCCCGTACCATCTATTCAGAAATAGAACTGAAATAACAGCCTTCAGGAAGAGCCTACTGAGCTGGTATGATACAGAGAAGCGGGACCTACCCTGGAGAAGACAG gcagaggatgaggcggACCTGGATAGGCGAGCATATGCTG TGTGGGTGTCAGAGGTTATGCTGCAGCAGACCCAGGTTGCCACAGTGATCAACTACTATACCCGGTGGATGCAG AAATGGCCAACACTGCAGAACCTGGCCAATGCTTCTCTGGAG GAGGTGAACCAACTTTGGGCTGGCCTGGGCTACTATTCTCGAGGCCGGCGACTACAGGAGGGAGCTCGGAAG GTGGTAGAAGAGCTAGGGGGCCACATGCCCCGTACAGCAGACACCCTACAGCAGCTCCTACCTGGTGTGGGGCGGTACACAGCTGGAGCCATTGCTTCCATTGCCTTTGGTCAG GCAACCGGTGTGGTGGATGGGAATGTAGTACGGGTGCTGTGCCGCGTCCGAGCCATTGGTGCTGATCCCAAGAGCACCCTTGTCTCTCAGCATCTCTG GAGCCTAGCCCAGCAGCTAGTGGATCCAAACCGACCAGGGGACTTTAATCAAGCAGCCATGGAACTGGGGGCCACAGTGTGCACCCCACAGCGGCCTCTCTGCAGCCAGTGCCCTGTGCAGAGCTTGTGCAGGGCACGCCAGAGG GTAGAGCAGGAACAGTTCTCAGCTTCATGGAACCTGCAAGGCACTCCTGACGTGGAGGACTGCA CTCCCATCACTGGAAAGTGCCAGCTGTGCCTGCCTTCCACAGAACCCTGGAACCACACGTTGGGAGTGGCCAACTTTCCCAGAAAGGCCAGCCGCAGGCCCCCCAGGGAGGAGTACCTGGCCATCTGTGTTctggagcagcccagagcccttgGGGGTACCCACATTCTGTTGGTGCAGAGGCCTAGCTCAG gtctgcTGGCAGGACTATGGGAGTTCCCATCCGTGACCTTGGAGCACTCAGGACAGCATCAGCACAAGGACCTGCTGCAGAAACTACAGAGTTGGACTGGGCCTCTCCCTGCTACCCACCTCCAGTACCTTGGAGAG GTGAGCCACACTTTCTCTCATATCAAGCTGACATATCAAGTATATGGTCTGGCCCTGGAAGGGCAGACCCCAGTGACCACACCACCTGGTGCTCGATGGCTGACCCGAGAGGAATTTCACACCGCAGCTGTTTCTACCGCCATGAAAAAG GTGTTCCGTGTATATGAGGACCATCAGCCAGGGACCTGCAAG GGTTCCAAAAGGTCCCAATTGTCTTCTCTATCCAGCCAGAAAAAGCCCAGCCGGAAAAAGCCCAACCGGGGCCAGCAAGTCCTGGATAGTTTCTTTTGGCCTCATGTCCCCACTGACACACCCAGTCTCAACAGTGCAGCCCAGTGA
- the Mutyh gene encoding adenine DNA glycosylase isoform X3 — translation MRKLRAAVGSNLGKQAASQERRKKRAPNNSQAKPAPKGRISECPGTPADLANQQEEKIFQASVSPYHLFRNRTEITAFRKSLLSWYDTEKRDLPWRRQKWPTLQNLANASLEEVNQLWAGLGYYSRGRRLQEGARKVVEELGGHMPRTADTLQQLLPGVGRYTAGAIASIAFGQATGVVDGNVVRVLCRVRAIGADPKSTLVSQHLWSLAQQLVDPNRPGDFNQAAMELGATVCTPQRPLCSQCPVQSLCRARQRVEQEQFSASWNLQGTPDVEDCTPITGKCQLCLPSTEPWNHTLGVANFPRKASRRPPREEYLAICVLEQPRALGGTHILLVQRPSSGLLAGLWEFPSVTLEHSGQHQHKDLLQKLQSWTGPLPATHLQYLGEVSHTFSHIKLTYQVYGLALEGQTPVTTPPGARWLTREEFHTAAVSTAMKKVFRVYEDHQPGTCKGSKRSQLSSLSSQKKPSRKKPNRGQQVLDSFFWPHVPTDTPSLNSAAQ, via the exons ATGAGGAAACTTCGAGCAGCTGTGGGAAGTAATCTGGGAAAGCAGGCAGCCAGccaggagagaaggaagaaacGTGCCCCCAACAATAGCCAGGCCAAGCCTGCTCCTAAGG GGAGGATCTCTGAGTGTCCTGGGACTCCTGCAGACCTGGCCAATCAGCAAGAAGAGAAGATATTTCAGGCCTCTGTCTCCCCGTACCATCTATTCAGAAATAGAACTGAAATAACAGCCTTCAGGAAGAGCCTACTGAGCTGGTATGATACAGAGAAGCGGGACCTACCCTGGAGAAGACAG AAATGGCCAACACTGCAGAACCTGGCCAATGCTTCTCTGGAG GAGGTGAACCAACTTTGGGCTGGCCTGGGCTACTATTCTCGAGGCCGGCGACTACAGGAGGGAGCTCGGAAG GTGGTAGAAGAGCTAGGGGGCCACATGCCCCGTACAGCAGACACCCTACAGCAGCTCCTACCTGGTGTGGGGCGGTACACAGCTGGAGCCATTGCTTCCATTGCCTTTGGTCAG GCAACCGGTGTGGTGGATGGGAATGTAGTACGGGTGCTGTGCCGCGTCCGAGCCATTGGTGCTGATCCCAAGAGCACCCTTGTCTCTCAGCATCTCTG GAGCCTAGCCCAGCAGCTAGTGGATCCAAACCGACCAGGGGACTTTAATCAAGCAGCCATGGAACTGGGGGCCACAGTGTGCACCCCACAGCGGCCTCTCTGCAGCCAGTGCCCTGTGCAGAGCTTGTGCAGGGCACGCCAGAGG GTAGAGCAGGAACAGTTCTCAGCTTCATGGAACCTGCAAGGCACTCCTGACGTGGAGGACTGCA CTCCCATCACTGGAAAGTGCCAGCTGTGCCTGCCTTCCACAGAACCCTGGAACCACACGTTGGGAGTGGCCAACTTTCCCAGAAAGGCCAGCCGCAGGCCCCCCAGGGAGGAGTACCTGGCCATCTGTGTTctggagcagcccagagcccttgGGGGTACCCACATTCTGTTGGTGCAGAGGCCTAGCTCAG gtctgcTGGCAGGACTATGGGAGTTCCCATCCGTGACCTTGGAGCACTCAGGACAGCATCAGCACAAGGACCTGCTGCAGAAACTACAGAGTTGGACTGGGCCTCTCCCTGCTACCCACCTCCAGTACCTTGGAGAG GTGAGCCACACTTTCTCTCATATCAAGCTGACATATCAAGTATATGGTCTGGCCCTGGAAGGGCAGACCCCAGTGACCACACCACCTGGTGCTCGATGGCTGACCCGAGAGGAATTTCACACCGCAGCTGTTTCTACCGCCATGAAAAAG GTGTTCCGTGTATATGAGGACCATCAGCCAGGGACCTGCAAG GGTTCCAAAAGGTCCCAATTGTCTTCTCTATCCAGCCAGAAAAAGCCCAGCCGGAAAAAGCCCAACCGGGGCCAGCAAGTCCTGGATAGTTTCTTTTGGCCTCATGTCCCCACTGACACACCCAGTCTCAACAGTGCAGCCCAGTGA
- the Mutyh gene encoding adenine DNA glycosylase isoform X4, whose protein sequence is MIQRSGTYPGEDRQRMRRTWIGEHMLKWPTLQNLANASLEEVNQLWAGLGYYSRGRRLQEGARKVVEELGGHMPRTADTLQQLLPGVGRYTAGAIASIAFGQATGVVDGNVVRVLCRVRAIGADPKSTLVSQHLWSLAQQLVDPNRPGDFNQAAMELGATVCTPQRPLCSQCPVQSLCRARQRVEQEQFSASWNLQGTPDVEDCTPITGKCQLCLPSTEPWNHTLGVANFPRKASRRPPREEYLAICVLEQPRALGGTHILLVQRPSSGLLAGLWEFPSVTLEHSGQHQHKDLLQKLQSWTGPLPATHLQYLGEVSHTFSHIKLTYQVYGLALEGQTPVTTPPGARWLTREEFHTAAVSTAMKKVFRVYEDHQPGTCKGSKRSQLSSLSSQKKPSRKKPNRGQQVLDSFFWPHVPTDTPSLNSAAQ, encoded by the exons ATGATACAGAGAAGCGGGACCTACCCTGGAGAAGACAG gcagaggatgaggcggACCTGGATAGGCGAGCATATGCTG AAATGGCCAACACTGCAGAACCTGGCCAATGCTTCTCTGGAG GAGGTGAACCAACTTTGGGCTGGCCTGGGCTACTATTCTCGAGGCCGGCGACTACAGGAGGGAGCTCGGAAG GTGGTAGAAGAGCTAGGGGGCCACATGCCCCGTACAGCAGACACCCTACAGCAGCTCCTACCTGGTGTGGGGCGGTACACAGCTGGAGCCATTGCTTCCATTGCCTTTGGTCAG GCAACCGGTGTGGTGGATGGGAATGTAGTACGGGTGCTGTGCCGCGTCCGAGCCATTGGTGCTGATCCCAAGAGCACCCTTGTCTCTCAGCATCTCTG GAGCCTAGCCCAGCAGCTAGTGGATCCAAACCGACCAGGGGACTTTAATCAAGCAGCCATGGAACTGGGGGCCACAGTGTGCACCCCACAGCGGCCTCTCTGCAGCCAGTGCCCTGTGCAGAGCTTGTGCAGGGCACGCCAGAGG GTAGAGCAGGAACAGTTCTCAGCTTCATGGAACCTGCAAGGCACTCCTGACGTGGAGGACTGCA CTCCCATCACTGGAAAGTGCCAGCTGTGCCTGCCTTCCACAGAACCCTGGAACCACACGTTGGGAGTGGCCAACTTTCCCAGAAAGGCCAGCCGCAGGCCCCCCAGGGAGGAGTACCTGGCCATCTGTGTTctggagcagcccagagcccttgGGGGTACCCACATTCTGTTGGTGCAGAGGCCTAGCTCAG gtctgcTGGCAGGACTATGGGAGTTCCCATCCGTGACCTTGGAGCACTCAGGACAGCATCAGCACAAGGACCTGCTGCAGAAACTACAGAGTTGGACTGGGCCTCTCCCTGCTACCCACCTCCAGTACCTTGGAGAG GTGAGCCACACTTTCTCTCATATCAAGCTGACATATCAAGTATATGGTCTGGCCCTGGAAGGGCAGACCCCAGTGACCACACCACCTGGTGCTCGATGGCTGACCCGAGAGGAATTTCACACCGCAGCTGTTTCTACCGCCATGAAAAAG GTGTTCCGTGTATATGAGGACCATCAGCCAGGGACCTGCAAG GGTTCCAAAAGGTCCCAATTGTCTTCTCTATCCAGCCAGAAAAAGCCCAGCCGGAAAAAGCCCAACCGGGGCCAGCAAGTCCTGGATAGTTTCTTTTGGCCTCATGTCCCCACTGACACACCCAGTCTCAACAGTGCAGCCCAGTGA
- the Hpdl gene encoding 4-hydroxyphenylpyruvate dioxygenase-like protein: MAVHARRLCHIAFQVAAGQPLARDLQCLFGFQPLAAREAGGWRQLALRSGDAVFLVNEGAGPGEPLYGLNPHHAVPSATNLCFDVDDASTAAQVLASRGCRVPVPPVNVRDAQGAATYAVVSSPAGNLSLTLLERAGYHGPFLPGFGPVPSKPNAGWVSHVDHLTLACTPGSSPTLRRWFQDCLGFHHLPLNPGEDPELGLEVVAESGNGGLRLMALQTPPGSIVPTLVLAESLPGATYSQDQVEQFLVRHRGPGLQHVGLYTPNILEACEGMALAGRLLTPPKAYYQQPGKEKQILAAGLKPGVLARQGILLDGDKGKFLLQVFTKSLFAEDTFFLELIQRQGATGFGQDNIRALWQSIQEEAARSQKA; the protein is encoded by the coding sequence CCGCCGCCTGTGTCACATCGCCTTCCAAGTGGCGGCCGGGCAGCCCCTAGCCCGGGATCTGCAGTGCCTCTTTGGCTTCCAGCCCCTGGCTGCGCGGGAGGCAGGTGGCTGGCGGCAACTGGCCCTACGCAGCGGAGACGCCGTCTTTTTGGTGAATGAGGGTGCGGGGCCCGGGGAGCCGCTGTACGGTCTAAACCCACATCATGCTGTGCCCAGCGCCACGAACTTGTGTTTCGATGTGGACGATGCGAGCACCGCCGCCCAAGTGCTGGCGTCCCGGGGCTGTCGTGTGCCGGTGCCCCCAGTTAACGTGCGGGATGCTCAGGGCGCTGCCACCTATGCTGTGGTCAGCTCGCCCGCTGGCAACCTCAGCCTGACGTTGCTGGAGCGTGCCGGCTATCACGGGCCCTTCTTACCGGGCTTCGGACCGGTGCCCTCCAAGCCCAACGCAGGTTGGGTCAGCCACGTGGACCACTTGACCTTGGCTTGCACTCCCGGCAGCTCCCCAACACTTAGGCGCTGGTTCCAGGACTGCCTGGGCTTTCACCACTTGCCGTTGAACCCAGGGGAGGATCCCGAGCTGGGCCTCGAAGTGGTAGCTGAGTCGGGGAATGGGGGGCTGCGGCTCATGGCCCTGCAGACTCCACCCGGCAGCATTGTCCCTACCCTTGTGCTGGCCGAGTCTCTGCCGGGGGCTACCTATAGTCAGGACCAGGTGGAGCAGTTTCTGGTTCGGCACAGGGGGCCAGGCCTGCAGCACGTAGGACTGTATACGCCGAACATCTTGGAGGCCTGTGAGGGTATGGCTTTGGCAGGCCGGCTCCTGACACCTCCCAAAGCATACTACCAGCAGCCAGGCAAAGAAAAGCAGATCCTAGCTGCGGGGCTCAAACCTGGCGTTCTGGCCCGACAGGGAATACTGCTAGATGGAGATAAAGGCAAGTTTCTGCTTCAGGTCTTCACCAAGTCCCTCTTTGCTGAGGATACCTTCTTCTTGGAGCTGATTCAGAGGCAAGGGGCCACAGGGTTTGGCCAGGACAACATTCGAGCACTGTGGCAATCCATACAAGAGGAAGCTGCCAGGAGCCAGAAAGCCTGA